A DNA window from Streptomyces bacillaris contains the following coding sequences:
- a CDS encoding discoidin domain-containing protein produces the protein MVLILLAVGVWFALPHLSGLLGFAKEETGTPESLPPAAYRASSEAGEHPAAAAFDGFNNRYWAPEKAGDGVGEYLEADFAQPVRMMKIVVFSGTSARKDEFLTQGRPARITVELTSRDGEKSSRTLRLRDQAGQQTFNVRGSGTVRARITVDAAYGAGEDRRTALAEVEFFGRRE, from the coding sequence GTGGTGCTGATCCTGCTGGCGGTGGGGGTCTGGTTCGCGCTGCCGCACCTGTCGGGGCTGCTGGGCTTCGCCAAGGAGGAGACGGGCACGCCGGAGTCGCTGCCGCCCGCCGCGTACCGCGCGTCCAGCGAGGCGGGGGAGCACCCGGCGGCGGCCGCGTTCGACGGGTTCAACAACCGTTACTGGGCGCCGGAGAAGGCCGGGGACGGCGTCGGGGAGTATCTGGAGGCGGACTTCGCGCAGCCGGTGCGGATGATGAAGATCGTGGTGTTCTCGGGGACGTCGGCGCGCAAGGACGAGTTCCTCACACAGGGCCGCCCGGCCCGGATCACCGTCGAACTGACCTCGCGGGACGGGGAGAAGAGCAGCCGGACGCTGCGGCTGCGCGACCAGGCGGGCCAGCAGACCTTCAACGTACGGGGATCGGGGACGGTACGGGCGCGGATCACGGTCGACGCGGCGTACGGGGCGGGGGAGGACCGGCGGACGGCGCTGGCCGAGGTGGAGTTCTTCGGGCGGCGGGAGTGA
- the cbiE gene encoding precorrin-6y C5,15-methyltransferase (decarboxylating) subunit CbiE: MSTARPASVPPAHPVSVVGIGADGWAGLSAGARGALREAEVLIGGARQLDLLPPECAGARVAWPSPLRPAVPRLLAEHGERRIAVLASGDPMFYGIGRALAEELGPVGLEAGALRVLPHPSSVSYACARLGWPLEDTEVVTLVGRPAARLALSLHEGRRLLVLSADATTPATVAALLTSHGFGPSRMRVLEQLGSEAEAYADGTAESWAHAPGDRLNVIAVECRATADALRLGTVPGLPDEAYEHDGQLTKRHIRAATLATLAPAPGELLWDVGGGSGSIAIEWMRSHRTCRAVSVERDPVRAERITRNADRLGVPALHVVTGPAPAALAELDLPDAVFIGGGLTAPGLLDACWEALRPGGRLVANTVTLESEALLGERYRSYGGELTRLAVAHAVPVGGFTGWRQAMPVTQWSVRKPSASEARSHIGDGP, from the coding sequence GTGTCCACCGCCCGTCCCGCCTCCGTTCCGCCGGCGCACCCGGTCTCCGTCGTGGGGATCGGGGCGGACGGCTGGGCGGGCCTGTCCGCCGGAGCGCGCGGGGCGCTGCGGGAGGCGGAGGTGCTGATCGGCGGGGCGCGCCAGCTGGACCTGCTCCCGCCGGAGTGCGCGGGCGCGCGGGTGGCGTGGCCGTCGCCGCTGCGCCCCGCCGTGCCCCGGCTGCTGGCCGAGCACGGGGAGCGCCGGATCGCGGTGCTGGCGAGCGGGGACCCGATGTTCTACGGGATCGGGCGCGCGCTCGCGGAGGAGCTGGGACCGGTGGGGCTGGAGGCGGGGGCGCTGCGCGTGCTGCCGCACCCGTCCTCGGTCTCGTACGCCTGCGCGCGGCTGGGCTGGCCCCTGGAGGACACGGAGGTCGTGACGCTGGTGGGCCGCCCGGCGGCGCGGCTCGCGCTCTCCCTCCACGAGGGCCGGAGACTGCTGGTCCTGAGCGCGGACGCGACGACGCCCGCCACGGTGGCGGCGCTCCTGACCTCCCATGGCTTCGGCCCGAGCCGGATGCGGGTGCTGGAACAGCTGGGCAGCGAGGCGGAGGCGTACGCGGACGGCACCGCCGAGAGCTGGGCGCACGCCCCCGGCGACCGCCTGAACGTCATCGCGGTCGAGTGCCGGGCGACGGCGGACGCGCTGCGGCTGGGCACGGTCCCGGGCCTGCCGGACGAGGCGTACGAACACGACGGCCAGCTCACCAAGCGCCACATCCGGGCGGCCACGCTCGCGACCCTGGCGCCCGCGCCCGGGGAACTGCTGTGGGACGTGGGCGGCGGCTCGGGCTCGATCGCGATCGAGTGGATGCGTTCGCACCGCACCTGCCGCGCAGTGAGCGTGGAGCGGGACCCGGTGCGGGCGGAGCGGATCACACGGAACGCGGACCGCCTGGGGGTCCCGGCACTGCACGTCGTCACCGGCCCGGCCCCCGCCGCCCTGGCCGAACTCGACCTGCCCGACGCGGTGTTCATCGGCGGCGGCCTGACGGCCCCGGGCCTGCTGGACGCGTGCTGGGAGGCGCTGCGGCCTGGGGGCCGGCTGGTGGCGAACACGGTGACGCTGGAGTCGGAGGCGCTGCTGGGGGAGCGATACCGGTCGTACGGCGGGGAGTTGACCCGGCTGGCGGTGGCGCACGCGGTCCCGGTGGGCGGGTTCACGGGCTGGCGGCAGGCGATGCCGGTGACGCAGTGGTCCGTACGCAAACCCTCGGCCTCAGAAGCACGTTCGCACATTGGAGATGGACCATGA
- a CDS encoding MvdC/MvdD family ATP grasp protein, with amino-acid sequence MAPSPGQSTRGTKTPRVLVITYALDPTADYVLRELTDRGVPFWRTDLADFPGRSTLTAELRTEGRWGGRMGDELRGVDLSEVRSVWWRKPTSYSFPDTMSEPERRFAASQAKGAVPGVLGSLPGVLWVNRPERNADCTKPVQLAVAARAGLRVPETLITNDPAAVAPFAARCGGHIVTKVFGSIVHTEGGKRGQLCTRRVPPDQYDNPRIGLTAHLFQREITAKAYEIRVTAVAGTLFPVALHAPDGPARLDWRRDSSSLTHTPVDLPHDVVRGIHTMLGGLGLVYAALDLIVDSDGTHYLIDVNPGGQWAWIDLTRESITHALADLLEKGTL; translated from the coding sequence TCGACCCCACCGCGGACTACGTGTTACGCGAACTGACGGATCGAGGCGTTCCGTTCTGGCGTACGGACCTGGCGGACTTCCCCGGCCGGTCGACGCTCACCGCCGAGTTACGGACCGAGGGCCGATGGGGCGGAAGGATGGGCGACGAGCTGCGCGGCGTGGACCTGTCCGAGGTCCGCTCGGTGTGGTGGCGCAAGCCCACTTCCTACTCCTTCCCCGACACCATGAGCGAGCCCGAACGCCGGTTCGCCGCGTCGCAGGCCAAGGGGGCGGTACCAGGCGTGCTCGGCTCTCTCCCCGGCGTCCTGTGGGTCAACCGCCCGGAGCGGAACGCCGACTGTACGAAGCCGGTGCAGCTTGCCGTCGCGGCTCGGGCAGGGCTGCGCGTGCCGGAGACACTCATCACCAACGACCCCGCCGCCGTGGCCCCGTTCGCCGCCCGGTGCGGAGGGCACATCGTGACCAAGGTGTTCGGCAGCATCGTCCACACCGAGGGCGGCAAGCGCGGTCAGCTCTGCACCCGGCGCGTTCCGCCCGACCAGTACGACAACCCGCGCATCGGGCTCACCGCCCATCTGTTCCAGCGGGAGATCACGGCGAAGGCGTACGAGATCCGGGTGACCGCCGTAGCCGGAACGCTCTTCCCCGTCGCCCTCCACGCCCCCGACGGACCGGCCCGCCTCGACTGGCGCCGTGATTCCTCGTCGCTCACCCACACACCTGTCGATCTGCCGCACGATGTCGTCCGCGGCATACACACCATGCTGGGCGGCCTGGGTCTCGTCTACGCAGCACTCGACCTCATCGTCGACAGCGACGGCACTCACTACCTGATCGACGTGAACCCCGGCGGACAGTGGGCGTGGATCGACCTGACTCGCGAGTCGATCACGCACGCTCTCGCCGACCTCCTGGAGAAGGGCACCCTGTGA
- a CDS encoding RNA polymerase sigma factor yields the protein MDRSDGASASIEDLLRLHAPQVLGALVRRYGHFDPAEDAVQEALIAAAEQWPEEGVPGNPRGWLIRVASRRLTDRLRSDTARRRREETAAALTPADAFVAPPPGEGLAGPGGRAPSEDDTLTLLFLCCHPALSPAAQIALTLRAVGGLTTAEIARAHLVGEATMAQRISRAKRAVRGAEFRAPEPEDRDRRLAAVLQVLYLIFNEGYTATAGPELHRTDLAREAIRLTRAVRRLLPREGRVTGLLALMVLTEARTPARTGAHGELIPLDEQDRSLWDRTAIAEGTALAEEALTQGPAGDYQLQAAIAALHDEAGRAEDTDWPQILALYDHLVRRTPDPAAALGRAVAVAMVHGPRAGLAEVDALAESLPGEGSYRLDAVRAHLLERAGELQAARTAYLTAAEHTLSRPEACYLRERADRIDS from the coding sequence ATGGACCGGAGCGACGGAGCGTCCGCATCGATCGAGGACCTGCTGCGCCTGCACGCGCCGCAGGTCCTCGGCGCGCTCGTCCGCCGTTACGGGCACTTCGACCCGGCCGAGGACGCCGTCCAGGAGGCCCTGATCGCCGCCGCCGAGCAGTGGCCGGAGGAGGGCGTGCCCGGCAATCCGCGCGGCTGGCTGATCCGGGTCGCCTCCCGCCGCCTCACCGACCGGCTCCGCAGCGACACGGCCCGCCGACGGCGCGAGGAGACCGCGGCCGCCCTGACCCCGGCCGACGCGTTCGTCGCCCCGCCGCCCGGAGAGGGCCTCGCCGGGCCGGGCGGCCGGGCGCCCTCCGAGGACGACACCCTCACCCTCCTCTTCCTCTGCTGCCACCCCGCCCTCTCCCCCGCCGCCCAGATCGCGCTCACCCTGCGGGCGGTCGGCGGGCTCACCACGGCGGAGATCGCCCGCGCCCATCTGGTCGGGGAGGCGACGATGGCGCAGCGGATCAGCCGGGCCAAGCGGGCGGTGCGGGGTGCGGAGTTCCGGGCGCCGGAGCCCGAGGACCGGGACCGGCGGCTCGCGGCCGTCCTCCAGGTCCTCTACCTGATCTTCAACGAGGGGTACACCGCCACCGCGGGCCCCGAACTCCACCGCACCGACCTGGCCCGCGAGGCGATCCGGCTCACCCGTGCCGTACGCCGGCTCCTCCCGCGCGAAGGGCGCGTGACCGGGCTGCTGGCGCTCATGGTCCTCACGGAGGCGCGCACCCCGGCGCGCACCGGCGCCCACGGTGAGCTGATCCCCCTCGACGAGCAGGACCGCTCCCTCTGGGACCGTACGGCCATCGCGGAAGGCACCGCCCTCGCAGAGGAGGCGCTCACCCAGGGGCCCGCCGGTGACTACCAGCTGCAGGCCGCCATCGCCGCCCTGCACGACGAGGCCGGGCGCGCCGAGGACACCGACTGGCCGCAGATCCTCGCCCTGTACGACCACCTCGTCCGCCGCACGCCCGACCCCGCCGCCGCGCTGGGGCGGGCGGTGGCCGTCGCCATGGTGCACGGGCCGCGCGCCGGACTGGCGGAGGTCGACGCACTGGCGGAGTCCCTGCCCGGGGAAGGCAGCTACCGGCTCGATGCCGTACGCGCCCATCTCCTGGAGCGAGCAGGGGAGTTGCAGGCAGCCCGGACCGCCTACCTCACCGCCGCCGAGCACACCCTCAGCCGGCCCGAGGCCTGCTACCTGCGCGAGCGCGCGGACCGGATCGACAGCTAA
- the cobM gene encoding precorrin-4 C(11)-methyltransferase codes for MTVYFIGAGPGAADLITVRGARLLAASPVCLYAGSLVPVDLLAECPEGARLVDTADLDIEQITAELVRAHADGHDVARLHSGDPSVFSAVNEQMKRLDEAGIPYEIVPGVPAFAAAAASLKRELTVPTVGQTVILTRIAQRATAMPPGEDLATLGRSGALIVLHLAARYVDRVVEELLPHYGADCPAAVVAMASRPDEIVLRGTLDSIAGQVKAAGVIRTAVIMVGRTLGAEQFRDSHLYSPGRYRGACGS; via the coding sequence ATGACCGTGTACTTCATCGGCGCGGGCCCGGGTGCCGCCGACCTGATCACGGTGCGCGGCGCCCGCCTGCTCGCCGCCAGCCCGGTCTGCCTGTACGCGGGCAGCCTGGTCCCGGTCGATCTGCTGGCCGAGTGCCCGGAGGGCGCCCGCCTGGTCGACACGGCGGACCTGGACATCGAGCAGATCACCGCCGAACTGGTCCGGGCCCACGCGGACGGCCACGACGTGGCGCGGCTGCACTCGGGGGACCCGTCGGTCTTCAGCGCGGTGAACGAGCAGATGAAGCGCCTGGACGAGGCGGGAATCCCGTACGAGATCGTCCCCGGCGTCCCCGCCTTCGCCGCCGCGGCCGCCTCCCTGAAGCGCGAGCTGACGGTCCCCACGGTCGGCCAGACGGTGATCCTGACCCGCATCGCCCAGCGCGCCACCGCCATGCCCCCCGGCGAGGACCTGGCCACCCTGGGCCGCAGCGGCGCCCTGATCGTCCTCCACCTGGCGGCCCGCTACGTGGACCGGGTGGTGGAGGAGCTGCTGCCGCACTACGGGGCCGACTGCCCGGCCGCGGTGGTCGCGATGGCGTCCCGCCCGGACGAGATCGTGCTGCGGGGCACGCTGGACTCGATCGCCGGGCAGGTGAAGGCGGCGGGCGTGATCAGGACGGCGGTCATCATGGTGGGGCGGACGCTGGGCGCGGAACAGTTCCGGGACAGCCACCTCTACTCGCCGGGGCGGTACCGGGGAGCCTGCGGTTCCTGA
- a CDS encoding YciI family protein, with amino-acid sequence MKYLVMVQGSQADYDAQSGKGSPGSPVWDEKAMQEMFAYMGSINDDLAETGELVTGYGLREPAQGRAVSVDAEGRPVVSDGPYSETKELLAGFWILECESLERVTEIAARVARCPQPAGAPEYPVLIRTVDGGIDD; translated from the coding sequence ATGAAGTATCTGGTGATGGTCCAGGGCAGCCAGGCCGACTACGACGCGCAGTCCGGCAAGGGGTCCCCGGGCAGTCCCGTCTGGGACGAGAAGGCCATGCAGGAGATGTTCGCCTACATGGGCAGCATCAACGACGACCTCGCCGAGACGGGCGAGCTGGTGACCGGGTACGGGCTCCGGGAGCCCGCGCAGGGGCGGGCCGTCAGCGTCGACGCCGAGGGGCGGCCGGTGGTCTCGGACGGGCCGTACAGCGAGACGAAGGAGTTGCTCGCCGGGTTCTGGATCCTCGAGTGCGAGAGCCTGGAGCGGGTGACCGAGATCGCGGCCCGCGTGGCGCGCTGTCCGCAGCCTGCCGGGGCGCCCGAGTACCCGGTGCTCATCCGTACCGTCGACGGCGGTATCGACGACTGA
- a CDS encoding methyltransferase domain-containing protein: protein MTTDPDLAQATTRRAALVQALADSGDLTDPAWRAAFERVPRHVFVPYFYDHTGRRISAHDADTRDAWFDAGHEDRALVTHRTGGAATSSSSQPSVMAIMLEALRVEDGVGMKVLEIGTGTGYNAALLTHRLGNDSVVTVDTEPDLIAAARTRLTETGYEPNVVLADGTHGHPDLAPYDRIIATCRIDSVPPAWLRQLTDGTGSDAGQILAPLGNALVRIHRTGGPLQAEGRFLPGGAYFMPIRHGTADGIPVRRPALPTGKARRTDVPVSALADNAYRFLLSIVEPHLDWQYDLDDTGKPTAARVWSPDGTIAALHPDGTVTEAGPRSLWSRLEEAYRVFTEHDGPGPERYGLTVDHEAQRVWLDGPGGPCWSLRP from the coding sequence GTGACCACCGACCCCGACCTCGCACAGGCCACCACCAGGCGCGCCGCACTCGTCCAGGCCTTGGCCGACTCCGGTGACCTGACCGACCCCGCCTGGCGGGCGGCGTTCGAAAGAGTCCCCCGGCACGTGTTCGTCCCGTACTTCTACGACCACACGGGCCGCCGGATCTCGGCGCACGACGCCGACACACGTGACGCATGGTTCGACGCCGGGCATGAGGACCGGGCCCTGGTCACCCACCGGACCGGCGGTGCGGCCACGTCGTCGAGTTCCCAACCGTCGGTCATGGCCATCATGTTGGAGGCCCTTCGAGTGGAGGACGGGGTGGGCATGAAGGTGCTGGAGATCGGCACCGGCACCGGCTACAACGCCGCGCTCCTGACGCACCGCCTCGGCAACGACTCCGTGGTCACGGTCGACACCGAACCCGATCTCATCGCCGCGGCCCGCACCCGTCTCACCGAGACCGGCTACGAACCGAACGTCGTCCTCGCCGACGGCACACACGGCCACCCGGACCTCGCCCCGTACGACCGGATCATCGCCACGTGCCGTATCGACTCCGTACCACCGGCGTGGCTTCGCCAACTCACCGACGGAACCGGATCGGACGCCGGGCAGATCCTCGCCCCGCTGGGCAACGCCCTGGTCCGCATCCACAGAACAGGCGGCCCGCTCCAGGCCGAGGGGCGCTTCCTCCCGGGAGGGGCCTACTTCATGCCCATCAGGCACGGCACGGCCGACGGCATCCCGGTCCGGCGCCCCGCCCTCCCGACCGGCAAGGCCCGCCGCACGGATGTGCCCGTATCCGCACTGGCCGACAACGCGTACCGCTTCCTGCTGAGCATCGTCGAACCCCACCTCGACTGGCAGTACGACCTGGACGACACCGGAAAACCGACCGCCGCCCGCGTCTGGTCCCCCGATGGCACCATCGCCGCGCTCCACCCCGACGGCACCGTCACCGAGGCAGGCCCCCGCTCCCTCTGGTCCCGGCTCGAAGAGGCGTACCGCGTCTTCACCGAGCACGACGGGCCGGGCCCCGAGCGGTACGGTCTCACCGTCGATCACGAGGCCCAGCGCGTATGGCTCGACGGACCGGGCGGCCCGTGCTGGAGCCTCCGCCCGTAG